In Pelomicrobium methylotrophicum, a single genomic region encodes these proteins:
- a CDS encoding aminomethyltransferase family protein, protein MSVPEPPLTASFRARGVPLDPFGPGLFVPRFFSDPLAEQRATRAATGLYDFSFMACFEARGPQTLSFLHRLQTRDLDGLAPGRIAYTLLLRDDGSVFIDATVWRFGEERYWLVTGRRSDIEHVRQVAADFDLEIQDRSGWDAVIALQGPASAALLRRCGAGALPDYFAFLETRLFGEPCRVARIGYTGELGYEIFVDRAATKALWEGLVDAGRSAGLAECGFAAADALRVEAGFLLFTRELAQPATPHELGLGRLLSPRGDYLGATALARHREQKRLVGLVPMPRFEEEARASEVPPRPTVPAPGTAILTSAAPSALFGRVLGLGFVHPQDRYPGTRVAITPRITARVARLPFYDPMKRVPRSTA, encoded by the coding sequence CCCCCGTTTCTTCAGCGACCCGCTCGCCGAGCAGCGTGCCACCCGCGCCGCCACGGGCCTCTACGACTTCTCCTTCATGGCCTGCTTCGAAGCGCGCGGACCGCAGACCCTTTCGTTTCTCCACCGCCTGCAAACCCGGGACCTGGACGGGCTCGCCCCCGGGCGGATCGCCTATACCCTGCTCCTACGGGATGACGGGAGCGTCTTCATCGACGCCACCGTCTGGCGTTTCGGGGAGGAGCGCTACTGGCTCGTGACCGGACGGCGCTCGGATATCGAGCATGTGCGGCAGGTGGCGGCGGACTTTGACCTGGAGATCCAGGACCGTTCCGGCTGGGACGCCGTCATCGCCCTCCAGGGACCCGCTAGCGCCGCCCTGCTCCGGCGCTGCGGTGCCGGCGCCCTGCCGGATTATTTCGCCTTCCTCGAAACTCGCTTGTTCGGGGAGCCGTGCCGGGTGGCCCGCATCGGCTACACCGGGGAGCTGGGCTACGAAATTTTTGTCGATAGGGCAGCCACGAAGGCGCTGTGGGAAGGGCTGGTCGATGCGGGCCGGAGCGCCGGCCTCGCGGAGTGCGGGTTCGCCGCCGCGGATGCGTTGCGGGTGGAAGCGGGATTCCTCCTTTTCACCCGGGAACTGGCGCAACCCGCCACCCCTCATGAGCTCGGCCTCGGCCGGCTGCTCTCGCCGCGCGGGGACTACCTGGGCGCGACCGCCCTTGCCCGCCACCGCGAACAAAAGCGGCTGGTGGGACTGGTGCCCATGCCGCGCTTCGAAGAAGAAGCGAGGGCGTCCGAGGTGCCGCCGCGCCCCACCGTCCCCGCCCCCGGTACTGCGATCCTCACCAGCGCAGCGCCTTCCGCGTTGTTCGGCCGCGTCCTCGGGCTCGGCTTCGTCCACCCGCAGGATCGATACCCCGGCACCCGCGTCGCGATCACCCCCCGGATCACAGCGCGCGTAGCGCGCCTTCCGTTCTACGATCCAATGAAGCGCGTGCCGCGGTCTACGGCCTAG